A segment of the Chlorogloeopsis sp. ULAP01 genome:
GTCATCCCCATCGGTGGTGGTGATATGCCAGTAGTAATTTCGCTGTTGAACTCATTTTCTGGTTTAGCTGCGGCGGCGGCTGGTTTTGTGGTGATGAACAATATGCTAATCATTGCTGGCGCATTGGTGGGAGCATCAGGTATCATCCTCACCGAAATTATGTGTAAGGCGATGAATCGTTCTTTGGTGAGCGTTCTGTTTGGTGCTTTTGGTACAAGTGGAGGTGCTAGTGCTACTGGTGGCGGTGCTGGTACAACAGATCAAACAGTTCGCAGCATCGATCCAGAAGAAGGCGCAATGATGTTGGGTTATGCTCGTTCTGTAGTGATTGTGCCTGGTTATGGGATGGCAGTGGCGCAAGCACAGCATAGTGTGCGCGAGTTAGCAGATCAGCTTGAACGTATGGGTGTTGATGTTAAGTATGCTATTCACCCTGTAGCTGGAAGAATGCCAGGACACATGAATGTATTGTTAGCAGAGGCGAATGTGCCTTATGAGCAATTACACGATATGGAAGATATTAATCCCCAATTTGAGCAAACGGACGTAGCGTTAGTGATTGGGGCAAATGATGTTGTCAACCCAGCTGCACGCAGTGATGCCAATAGCCCGATTTACGGAATGCCTATTTTAGAGGTAGATCGGGCAAAGCAGACAATTGTAATTAAGCGTGGGATGAGTACGGGTTTTGCTGGTGTAGATAACGAGTTGTTCTACAAGGATAAAACCACGATGCTGTTTGGTAGTGCCAAAGAAATGGTGGCAAAGTTAGTTTCTGAGGTGAAGCAGTTGTAGAACCCCACCCCTTACCCCTCCTAGCTTGCGGGGAGGGGTAAAATATTTTTAGCTCACTTTAGTTTCATTAGCTGTATTTAAAAGGGCTGTAGCAACTTCAGTAGTAATGTCTCCAGCAGCAATGTCATTACTATTTTTCAATTCACCCAAAACTTGGATAATATCATCAATTTTTTCTAAACCTGTAATCGTTAAAACAGAGCTACAATTTTTGCTGCTCCTAAGGATTAACAGAAAATAAATTACCCAATAAATGTAGTGGATTGACTGGGCTAATTTAGTGCATTAGGATAGAGATGTTTAAGTTTGATGCGGGCATCAGGGGTAGTAAAGCGCCATTGAACTTGGCAGGCAGTGCAATTACGCTGATTCTGCCAAGCAGATAACTCCTGTTATAACTTAGTGGCAGACGAAATACGACGGTCAAGGCATTGTTGAGAAAGTACACTTAACTCAATTTCTGCAACATTGAGCCAACTACTTTATTGCACTATTTTAGTCCGGTCACGCCACTAGACTATTAACTATTAGCTGTTAGCATACTAACCAATCAGTCGCTTTAAAAAAGACAACTTCCCTTCATAGGGTGCATATCGCCATTTTAAGTCTAGCCAGAAAGAATTTTGCAACACGCTTTTGTAATGAGAAAAGGTGTCAAAACTAGCTTTACCGTGATAGCTACTCATACCGCTATCACCCACGCCACCAAAGGGCAAAGTTGGCACACCAAATTGCATGAGCGTATCGTTGAGGCAAACGCCGCCAGATGAGGTAGATTGTAAAACTCGCTGTTGCAGATTTTTATTGTTAGAAAATAAATATAAGGCTAAAGGTTTTGGTCGAGAGTTAATATTATTTATCACATCTGCAATATTGGTATATGTAATTATAGGTAAAATGGGACCAAAAATTTCTTCCTGCATGACATAATCGTCCCAAGAAATATGATCAAGAACTGTAGGAGAAATATAAAGCTGATCCCGATTAGTTTTTCCGCCAATTACTATTTCACCATCATCTAAAAATTTTATGAGTCGCTCAAAATGTTTGTCATGAATAATTCGGGCATAATCGGGACTATTAGCTGGATTTTCACCATAAAACTCTTGCAGACATTTTTTAATACTATCTAGTAAAGGTTGTTTAATATCTTGATGTACTAAAAGGTAGTCAGGTGCAATGCAAGTCTGTCCGGCATTAACAAATTTACCCCAACAAATTCTTCTCGCAGTTTTTTCGATATCAATTTCAGTATCTACAATACAAGGACTCTTGCCACCCAATTCTAAAGTTACTGGTGTCAGATGTTTGGCAGCTGCTTCCATGACCATTCTACCCACAGCAGTGCTACCAGTAAAAAAGATGTGATCAAACTTTTCTGCTAATAAATTTTGGCTCGTTTCTACCGCACCTTCTACCACAGTAATATAAGCAGGATCAAAAGTTCTTTTAATTATTTCGGCTAACAAAGTAGAAGTGTGAGGAGCAAATTCTGAAGGTTTGAGGATGGCACAGTTACCAGCAGCGATCGCACCTACTAATGGAGAAATTATTAAATGAAATGGATAATTCCAAGGACTGATAATCAAAACCACCCCTAGTGGTTCTGGTTGAATTCGTGCTGAGTAGGGAAAAAACTCTAAGGAAAC
Coding sequences within it:
- a CDS encoding NAD(P)(+) transhydrogenase (Re/Si-specific) subunit beta, with amino-acid sequence MTDFLPTGIQLTYLVAASLFILGLKKLGSPATARQGNVVAAVGMLLAIAATLLDQHVLNFEMILLGLAIGSVLGAIAAYKVQMTDMPQMVGLLNGLGGAASALVAVAEFWRLLQHGEAIALDANISMLLDVLIGGVTFTGSMVAFAKLQGIMSGAPITFPLQQLINVLLLGSYVVGSAFLIVAPHNLSIFLAIVAVSLVLGVMFVIPIGGGDMPVVISLLNSFSGLAAAAAGFVVMNNMLIIAGALVGASGIILTEIMCKAMNRSLVSVLFGAFGTSGGASATGGGAGTTDQTVRSIDPEEGAMMLGYARSVVIVPGYGMAVAQAQHSVRELADQLERMGVDVKYAIHPVAGRMPGHMNVLLAEANVPYEQLHDMEDINPQFEQTDVALVIGANDVVNPAARSDANSPIYGMPILEVDRAKQTIVIKRGMSTGFAGVDNELFYKDKTTMLFGSAKEMVAKLVSEVKQL
- a CDS encoding aldehyde dehydrogenase, giving the protein MGVELSVCELVHKQRNFFATGQTKELNFRLKNLESLKQVVIEHEQEILKALTADLHKPIFESYLTEISTIKEIDYARKNIRNWIKPKKAAVSLEFFPYSARIQPEPLGVVLIISPWNYPFHLIISPLVGAIAAGNCAILKPSEFAPHTSTLLAEIIKRTFDPAYITVVEGAVETSQNLLAEKFDHIFFTGSTAVGRMVMEAAAKHLTPVTLELGGKSPCIVDTEIDIEKTARRICWGKFVNAGQTCIAPDYLLVHQDIKQPLLDSIKKCLQEFYGENPANSPDYARIIHDKHFERLIKFLDDGEIVIGGKTNRDQLYISPTVLDHISWDDYVMQEEIFGPILPIITYTNIADVINNINSRPKPLALYLFSNNKNLQQRVLQSTSSGGVCLNDTLMQFGVPTLPFGGVGDSGMSSYHGKASFDTFSHYKSVLQNSFWLDLKWRYAPYEGKLSFLKRLIG